The sequence TCGGCGCGCCGCGGATCTCGTCGTCGATCGCCTCGATCAACGAGACTATCGCTGGCCTCAAGAGCGCCGGCGTCCGCGAGAACGCCATCGTTGTCTGGGACCGAGGCGACCGCGACTTCCGGCGGACCGGCCTGGCCCTCAACCGGAGCGCGACCGGCGTCCGGGTCCAGGGCTGCTCGTCCGAGTGGGAGGGCGTCGTCCCCTGGGTGCCGGGCTATGACCGGAATGTCTTCGTCTCGTTCGAGGACGGAACGCTCAGGAAGTTCCGGGAGCTGGCCGCCCGCGGCTTCACCAGGGACGCGACGCAGCGCGAGATCTTCAACTCGGTCACCTGGCTCTGGACGCTCATCCAGCAGGGCAACGCCAAGGCGGCGAAATACGACAAGGAGATCCGCCGCCTCTATACCGACGCTAACGACCGCGAGGCCATCCGGCGCGTCGCCGACGAGGTCGCCGGCGAGTTCGACGGCGTCGTCATCGAGGACGAGGAGAAGTCCCATTTCGCCGACATCGTAACCAAGGACATCACCAAGCTAGTCAACATCGCTGTCCTCAAGCACAACGAGGACAGCGGCGTCACCTGGGCCGCGAAGAACATCGCCCTGGGTGTGACGACGAACAAAGTCCGGTTCCACATCGACTTCTGCGAGAAGTCGATCCCCGAGATCCTGGCCCAGCCCTGCCTCCGCGACAAGACCGTCCTCCACATCGGCGAGGCGGCCAAGATCTCGACCGTCAGCGTGGCCGGGGCCCAGATCGCCCGCGACAACCGCATCTTTTTCAGCCGCGACCCGGTGGCCATGGACCGGATCGGGCTCGACATCCTCGAGGAGAAGCGGGCGGCCCAGGGGCTCGGATCTATCCGGGCCCAGGCGACGCACATCGCCGCCTGCGCGAAACGGGGGTTGGGGACGGACGACCCCTCGCGGATCGATTATCGTAGCCTTGGCTAAGGCAAATAGCAGATAATATTATAATAATCTAAGATTAAGGGCTCCAAAAGGGCCTTAAATTCACTTTTTCGCCGGCAAATAGCCAAAACCGCATACTCAGGATTCGGGGGATAATCCTGGAAGCGGCTTTTTACGGCCAAAAATCGCGATTAAGCCCTTAAGAAGCGTTTCAGAAAGCGGCTTATTGATTCGTTATCTGTCGGTTGCGTTAGCCAAGGCACATCGCCCAAGCAGCTAATAGCCGCCAGCGGAGTTACTGAAAAGAGGCAAGAGAACGAACTAGACACCTCGCGTGAGAAAAGCGTTTTTTGCCGGGAAAAAGACGGGCTGATTAGTTTTACGATGGGACCAAATTGGCGCTTATTTGTTTATTTTATGCTAGTTGCGTTAGCCAAGGCAGCCCGGAGGACGTCCGGCGAGCCGTAGCTACGGATCCAGCGGCCCTCGAGCTTGGCCCGGAAAGTGGGGTCGCGGGCGACCATCGCCCGGTACAGCCCGGCCGCGTAGGCCTTCTCACCCTCCTCGAGCGTCGGCCACCAGGTGAAATAGAGGAACTGGACGTTGAGGTTTATCGTCTCGTCGGCCGGCTTGAACAGCAGCGCCTGCCTGAAATAGGCCCGGGCCCGGTCCTGGTAGGTCATGAGAGGGAAATTGTAGAGGAGATAGACCGTGCCCATCTCGTAATGCGCGCCGGCATCGATCGGGTTCGCGGCGATGGCCTGGCCGTACCGGGCGACGGCCCGGTCGCAGTACGTGTCGCGGTCTTCGTCACGGCCGGAATCGTTCGCGACCCGGGCCATCTCCAGCTCAAGCCGGGCCGATTCGACCTGGAAGACCGCCAGGGGCGAGACGGACGCGGCTTCGGCCAGGCGCGCCTCGAGTGACGGGAACGCGCTCTCGACGCTTCGGGCCCGGGCCCTTTCCCGCCGGTACGCGGCAAGGTCCCGGAAGCCCGCGAAATCGCGGACGGCCGGGATGAAGACCGCGACCGCCAGGCCGCCGGCGAGAACGAGGCGGAGACAATGGCCGTGGTTTGACGGCCGCCGCCGGGAGCCGAAGGCCGCCTGCCCCTGCCCCTGCCCCTGCCCCCGGGACTTCTCTTTTTCTTCCGCTCGCGACATGTCCCCGTTCCCATCCCCGTTCCTGGCCAGCACGGCGACGCCGAGCATGGCCAGGGTCGTGAAATAGACCGCGTTGGCCGTGATCTGAAGGTTGAAATCCGTGAAGCCGTGGACGAGCAGGGCCGCGACCCCGAGGATGGCCCCGAGCCCCAGGCCCTTGGCGAACGAGCTCCGGCGCCGCCTCCACATCCCGGCGAGCCAGATGACGAGCCCGATCCCGGCGACGGCGAGCGCCACGCCCCCGACGATCCCGTTCTCGGCCGCGGTCTCCAGGTAATCGTTGTGGGCGAACGACAGCCGCAGCCTGTCGTCGACCTTCTCGTACATGGCGTAAGCGTTGACGTAGGTGCCCTTGCCCGTCCCCGTCCATGGGTAATCGCCTATCATCTCGAGCGTGTTCCTATAGAACGTCCGGCGGGCCTCCGCCGAGATGTCGACCTCCGAGAACCGCCTGATGACCGGACCGATCCCTATCCAGACAGCCGCGGCCATGATCAGGACGAGGACGAGCCTGACGATCCGGCCGAAGCGGCGACGGTCATCAGGCCCGTCATGCCCGGCCCGCCCGCCATGCCGGCCGATATGTCCGTTTCCCGGCCCGCCCGACTCTGCGCCCCCTTCTCCTCCACCTTCCCCGTCCTCCTCCGAGAACTCGCGCCACGAGGCGACCGCCGCAGCGGCCAGCACCGCGGTGACGGCCAGGACCATGATGCCCGACCGCGATTTTGAGAAGATGAGCCCGACTCCGATGAAGACGGGCGCCAGCCCCAACAAGAGCGTCCACTGCAGGCTCTCCTGGCTGAACCAGAGGATCCGCCGCCGCAGCGACAGGCCCTTCTCCATGGCGAAATAGCGGGCCTTGACCAGGAGATAGCCGAGGCTCAGGGGAAAGGCCATCTCCATGAATCCGGCGAAGTGGTTGCGGTTGACGAACGTGCCCGTGACCGCGCCCAGGCCGTAATGCTTGGGCCGGCCGAAGATCATCTCGTGGCCGCTGAGGGTCTCGGCCAGGCCATAGAAAGCCTGAAACAGGGCGGAGGCCAGTATGACGATGACCATGATCTCGGCCCGGCCGCGGCTCCGGACCGTGCGCAGGACCAGGTAGCCGAAGAGGCCGTAGCAGACGATCAGGACCAGCTCGTAGACGCTCGCCGCCGGGTTGAGCGAGAGCCTCAGCCACGACGAGGGCGCCGTGATGGCGTCGCGCACCAGGCCGGCGTGGATGCCGTAGGCCCGGGGCGACAGGACCTTGACCAGGGCCGCCGGGATAGGAGCGATCTGAAGGGCCGAAAAACCCAGGAAAACGCCGATCAGCACCTTGACGAAGCCGGGCAGACGGCCGTCCAGTCGCCTGTCGCCGTTGGCGCGACCGCCCGATCCATACCGGCTGGACAGGCCTGGACCGAGGATCCGCTCCTCCTGCCACTCGGCCAGCCCGGAACGGACCGATCGGCGGCGGCCGAAAAGGCGGCTCCCGACGTAGAGCAGGAACAGGGATATGGTCGCCGCCTCGAAGACGAACACCGACCATTCCTCGACCGACCCGATTGGCAGAGGGACGAAGACAAGGACGGCGCAGAGACCTCCGAAGACGATTCGATCGATCACGATTGTTCCGTGCGGATATATTATTGGATATGAGGGAGGAGGGTCAAGGGAAAGGATAGATAAGAAGGGATCAATGAAACTTCCCTCTCAGCCCGGCGGGCTCCTCCGGACCGGCAATGATTATCGCTCCCTCATCTCCGCAGCCTTCCGTCCGCCGCAGAATGGGGCTTTGCAGGAAGGAACCTGGTCTTCGCAAAGCGGCAAGCCTGCCGTTTTGCGAAAACCAAGTCGCTTCTTTCTCTTCAAAGATAATGGGAAAAAGGAAGGGAAAGAGGACGGAGGGGGGGATCCAGCGAAAGACGGCCTGGAAGAATAGCCGAGAGTGCTTCTACTCCGGCTTGGCTAACACTAATAAAAGATAATATTCATTTTGCACTGCATGCGGGGTCGTTTCAAAACTCGCTATCGTGGCTTTTCAGGTGGAAAAACGCAAATACGGCTGGTCTCTGTCTTGAAACTCTGGAAAGACATACAAGCTCTTTTTCGCCGGAAAAAGAGGTCCTTCAAACTGAAGGCAGGGAACGGTATTCCAGCTATTTCTTTTTTTTGCCGATGTTTACGTTAGCCAAGGCAAATCAGTCGATGATCGGAGAGGCTTCTTCCTCGGCCAGCGCGACGGCGAACAGCGCGATTTCCACCGCGGCCACGACGGTCAGGATGCCCGCCGGCGACTTGAAGAAATCGACGATGGTCGCCTTCTTCTTCCAGGTGCTGCCCTGCTGCAGCATGACCGGGGAATTGCCCGGCTTCATGGCCACCGAGAGCTTGGCCAGCGAGTCCGCCTTGATCATGATGCTGTAATGGAAATTGTAGGAGCCGCTCGGCCCCTGGACGCCCATCACGTAGCGCCCTTCCTCGATCGCCGGGATCTTGTACATCCCGTCGGGGTCGCTCGGTTCGCTCTCATATTCCTTCTGGGTGCTCAGGTTCCGCAGCCTGACGACGGCGTTGCGGACCGGGGTCCTCATATCTTCGTTGTAGATATGGCCGACCAGCGCTCCATTCCCCCTCGGGGCCGCGAACTGCGGCAGCGGAACAATCAGCAGGACGAAGGCTCCGATCACAAAAGCAACAAGGCATTTCTTCATGCGCGCTCCTCCCTTCCGGGGCTTTCTTTATGATTATTCATATCAGCGGGTTATGTCAAGGAAAATTATCGGACGCGGGCTCGACGGGGCTCAGCGGATCGGCGAGACCTCTTCTTCCTTCTTGGTCAGCTCGTAGATGCCGAACCCGGCCCCGCCCGCCGCGGCCACGATCAGCAGCACGCCCCCGGGCGTCGCGAAGAAGCTCTTCTTCCCGGCCAGGCTGCCGCCCCGGCCCTCCAGCATCCCGCCCGGCTGGAGCTCGACGGACAGCTTGGCCGTCTCGCCGGCCTTGATGTAGACGCCGTAGTTGAGGTTGAAGTCCCCGGCCGGCGTCGTGACGCCAAGCGTGTACCAGCCTTCCTCGATCATCAGGATCTTGTAGTTGCCCTTGGCGTCGGTCGGCGGGCTCGTGAATTCCTTCTGGGTGTTGAGATTCCTGATCTTGACGACGGCGTTGGCCACCCGGGCCCTCATGCCCTCGGAATAGACCGTTCCCAGGAGGGTCCCCTGGCGCGCCATGGGCTTCGCCTGTTCCTGGCCCAGCGGCCCCCGGGCCAGGCCCGGAAGCGGCAGCGTCAGGATAACGAAGGCGGCGATCGTCGCTCCCGCCAAGGCCCTGGACCGGAACGCGCGTGATTTGATCATCCCCTCACTCCTTGGGCGCATTATACTATATTGTTAGTCGGTCAAGAAGGGAATTATTTGATCTTCAGGACTTCGTCCCCTCCGCCCTCCGCCGTCATCCGCGGCGGACGGCGCGGCATCCCCAGCAGCCGCCGCGTCCAGGCCTTGCGCCGGAGGGGGTTCTCGGGCTCGCCCCAGTCCGGCAGGGCCTTGTTGTCGAGCACGGCCCGCGGGATCTCGGTCACCATGGCCTTGGCCTTGCCCTCGCCGACGATCTTCGCCGCCGCCTCGACGGCCCGGCTCAATCCCGGCGGCCGCCCGATGGCCCGGTGGGCGTCGCTGGCGATGATGTGGACAAGGTTGTTGATCATGAACAGGCCGGCTGTCTGCCGGACCTCTTTCCCCAGGTCCCCGGTCAGGCTGGCCGCCGTCACCTGGGCGGCGCAGCCCATGGACACGAACTCGAAGAGCAGCTCCGGCCGGGCGGCGAAACCCCGGTTCCGCTCCGGGTGGCTGATGATGGGCACGAACCCCCTGCTCATCAGCTGGGCCAGCATGTTGCCGGCGCCGGCCGGCACGCCCTCGGAGGCGAACTCGAGGAAGACGTAGCTCGTCCCGTCGACGGTGAACCGGTACTTCTCGACGGCCCGGACGACCTCGGCGTGAACGAAGACCTCGGCCCCCCAATGGACCTCGAGGCCGATCCCGGACTCCCGGACCTCCTCGCCGAACTCGACCATCCGCTGCCGCAGCACGCCCAGGTCGTCCTGGTGCCGGGTCATGCGGAAGATGTGAGGGGTCAGGCAGATGGCCGTCGTCCCGTCCTTCTCGGCCAGGCGGCACATGGTCCTCGCCTGGGCCCGGTCGTCGGGCCCGTCGTCCCAATCCCAGAGGATGTGGGTGTGCAGATCGATCATCTTATCTTGTTCGCTCCGGCGCGCGCCGGGTCTCAGGACTTATGATACCCGCCGTAATAATCCTTGTAATAATAATACCCGCGGTGCGGCATGTTGACGTTGTTGATGACGACGCCGAGCGTCCGGACCTTGAGCAGGTCGAGCTTCTCCCGGGCCTTCCTCAGCGCCTCCCGCGAGGTCTTGTCGCCTTGCACCACGAGGACCATGCCGTCGACCTTGGCCCCGAGCACCAGCGCGTCGCTGATCTCGAGCATG is a genomic window of Acidobacteriota bacterium containing:
- a CDS encoding CpsB/CapC family capsule biosynthesis tyrosine phosphatase, coding for MIDLHTHILWDWDDGPDDRAQARTMCRLAEKDGTTAICLTPHIFRMTRHQDDLGVLRQRMVEFGEEVRESGIGLEVHWGAEVFVHAEVVRAVEKYRFTVDGTSYVFLEFASEGVPAGAGNMLAQLMSRGFVPIISHPERNRGFAARPELLFEFVSMGCAAQVTAASLTGDLGKEVRQTAGLFMINNLVHIIASDAHRAIGRPPGLSRAVEAAAKIVGEGKAKAMVTEIPRAVLDNKALPDWGEPENPLRRKAWTRRLLGMPRRPPRMTAEGGGDEVLKIK
- a CDS encoding DUF362 domain-containing protein translates to MAADDMLIDLDYNPAAVHRAFESGLKELTGEKTLAGAWSSLVSPSDVVGIKINCIGAPRISSSIASINETIAGLKSAGVRENAIVVWDRGDRDFRRTGLALNRSATGVRVQGCSSEWEGVVPWVPGYDRNVFVSFEDGTLRKFRELAARGFTRDATQREIFNSVTWLWTLIQQGNAKAAKYDKEIRRLYTDANDREAIRRVADEVAGEFDGVVIEDEEKSHFADIVTKDITKLVNIAVLKHNEDSGVTWAAKNIALGVTTNKVRFHIDFCEKSIPEILAQPCLRDKTVLHIGEAAKISTVSVAGAQIARDNRIFFSRDPVAMDRIGLDILEEKRAAQGLGSIRAQATHIAACAKRGLGTDDPSRIDYRSLG
- a CDS encoding O-antigen ligase family protein; the encoded protein is MIDRIVFGGLCAVLVFVPLPIGSVEEWSVFVFEAATISLFLLYVGSRLFGRRRSVRSGLAEWQEERILGPGLSSRYGSGGRANGDRRLDGRLPGFVKVLIGVFLGFSALQIAPIPAALVKVLSPRAYGIHAGLVRDAITAPSSWLRLSLNPAASVYELVLIVCYGLFGYLVLRTVRSRGRAEIMVIVILASALFQAFYGLAETLSGHEMIFGRPKHYGLGAVTGTFVNRNHFAGFMEMAFPLSLGYLLVKARYFAMEKGLSLRRRILWFSQESLQWTLLLGLAPVFIGVGLIFSKSRSGIMVLAVTAVLAAAAVASWREFSEEDGEGGGEGGAESGGPGNGHIGRHGGRAGHDGPDDRRRFGRIVRLVLVLIMAAAVWIGIGPVIRRFSEVDISAEARRTFYRNTLEMIGDYPWTGTGKGTYVNAYAMYEKVDDRLRLSFAHNDYLETAAENGIVGGVALAVAGIGLVIWLAGMWRRRRSSFAKGLGLGAILGVAALLVHGFTDFNLQITANAVYFTTLAMLGVAVLARNGDGNGDMSRAEEKEKSRGQGQGQGQAAFGSRRRPSNHGHCLRLVLAGGLAVAVFIPAVRDFAGFRDLAAYRRERARARSVESAFPSLEARLAEAASVSPLAVFQVESARLELEMARVANDSGRDEDRDTYCDRAVARYGQAIAANPIDAGAHYEMGTVYLLYNFPLMTYQDRARAYFRQALLFKPADETINLNVQFLYFTWWPTLEEGEKAYAAGLYRAMVARDPTFRAKLEGRWIRSYGSPDVLRAALANATSIK